In one window of Hymenobacter nivis DNA:
- a CDS encoding DUF433 domain-containing protein — translation MDTADTYIFDRITVNPARCSGRPTIRGTRLTVTNILDFLGAGDSVEDMLDEYPQLEREDVLACIQFALATVREKYEPQEVLH, via the coding sequence ATGGATACCGCCGACACCTATATTTTCGACCGCATCACCGTTAATCCGGCCCGTTGCAGTGGCCGTCCCACCATTCGGGGAACCCGGCTCACGGTGACCAATATCCTGGATTTTCTGGGCGCGGGCGATTCGGTAGAGGACATGCTCGATGAGTATCCGCAATTGGAGCGGGAGGATGTACTGGCCTGCATTCAGTTTGCGCTGGCTACCGTGCGCGAGAAATATGAGCCGCAAGAAGTATTGCATTAG
- a CDS encoding DUF5615 family PIN-like protein, whose translation MTTPRFLLDANLSSRSQHWQQPAFESAPDHCDDHTVWQYAAEHNLIIVTKDADFEERALRYAPPQVVRFCTGNMRRQVFRAFLSEAWPCILAVLDQPGVRLVRVYADRLETT comes from the coding sequence ATGACGACACCCCGCTTTCTACTTGACGCAAACCTTTCGTCACGTTCGCAGCACTGGCAGCAGCCCGCATTCGAATCGGCTCCCGACCATTGTGACGACCACACCGTTTGGCAATACGCCGCCGAGCACAACCTGATTATCGTAACCAAAGACGCAGATTTTGAGGAGCGGGCCTTGCGCTACGCTCCCCCGCAAGTAGTACGGTTTTGCACGGGCAACATGCGGCGGCAGGTGTTTCGCGCGTTTCTGAGCGAGGCTTGGCCGTGCATTTTGGCGGTGCTTGACCAACCGGGGGTGCGGTTGGTACGTGTATATGCCGACCGGCTTGAAACCACCTAG
- a CDS encoding efflux RND transporter permease subunit, whose amino-acid sequence MWGHIALFIIKYRVWLLSLIGVSTVYMAWVAKDVEMTYDFAQVVSPKDPDMVYFQQFKKTFGEDGNILVLGMQDSSVYQLKNFTQLQSLTDTLAKVQGVSGVLGITRLIQIEKDTAHGRFVTAPVFRGPPRTQHELDSLMRVVNNIEFYKGQIIAPRTGATLLAVTLDPAYLNSNRRQAVMNSILGHAGRFEKSTGIKLHYAGLPYVRSTMTTKVAGEMKFFALLVLVVMGITLYLFFRTWSAVVFPLLVVAIVMVWCIASIVLLGYKINLLTGLIPSILVVIGVPNCTYLLSRYHYDYRKSGNQILAMTRVIRKIGLITLMNNTTTAIGFVVFTFTDIAILYQFGMVATINIFVAFIISFIMIPAVFTYLPPPTEKQLEHLDSKPLMGIINFLDYIVLNRRGTVYLAALGLLVIAGLGIRKIEAVSFMVDDLPKNSSVNSDLSFFEAHFSGVMPLEFVVDTGKPNGLLKLPNLQKIDQFERFLRAQPELSPPISIVTFVKAATQAFYNGQPQFYHLPDNSDKNFILSYLANSKGTGAGTDSKLVRSFIDSKSESARVSLKIADIGSHKLDTLVNRRIQPAIDRIFKGTGMKVTRTGTTVIFTKGNEYVIGTLQESLLWAFALVALVVLLLFRSFRTIFYALTPNLVTLSLTAGIMGYIGIALKPSTALIYVIALGIDGDNSIHLLAKFRQEMAIGGRTVREAITNTLSEAGTSMIYTSIVLFIGFSIFAFSEFGGTKALGVLMGASLLITNFSNLVLLPALLVTFEHGKNEQISGSAPIRHYDDSYHEEDDDMDQNLQRLSVERVKPVKTV is encoded by the coding sequence ATGTGGGGACACATTGCCCTCTTCATCATTAAGTACCGCGTTTGGCTGCTGAGCCTGATTGGTGTTTCGACCGTGTACATGGCCTGGGTGGCTAAGGATGTGGAGATGACCTACGACTTTGCCCAGGTGGTGAGCCCGAAGGACCCGGACATGGTGTACTTCCAGCAGTTTAAAAAAACCTTTGGCGAGGACGGCAACATTCTCGTGCTGGGGATGCAGGACAGCTCGGTGTACCAGCTCAAAAACTTCACCCAGCTCCAGAGCCTCACCGATACGCTGGCCAAAGTGCAGGGCGTGTCGGGCGTGCTGGGCATCACGCGCCTGATTCAGATTGAGAAGGACACGGCCCATGGGCGGTTCGTGACGGCCCCCGTTTTTAGGGGCCCGCCCCGCACGCAGCACGAGCTGGACTCGCTGATGCGGGTGGTGAACAACATCGAGTTCTACAAAGGCCAGATCATCGCGCCCCGCACCGGGGCCACGCTGCTGGCCGTGACGCTCGACCCGGCTTACCTGAACTCCAACCGCCGCCAGGCGGTGATGAACAGCATCCTGGGCCACGCCGGGCGGTTTGAGAAGTCCACCGGCATCAAGCTGCACTACGCGGGCCTGCCCTACGTGCGCTCAACGATGACCACGAAGGTGGCCGGCGAGATGAAGTTCTTCGCCCTGCTGGTGCTGGTGGTGATGGGTATCACGCTGTACTTGTTCTTTCGCACGTGGTCGGCGGTGGTGTTTCCGCTGCTGGTGGTGGCCATCGTCATGGTCTGGTGCATTGCCAGCATCGTGCTGCTGGGCTACAAAATTAACCTGCTCACGGGGCTGATTCCGAGTATTCTGGTGGTGATTGGGGTGCCCAACTGTACGTACCTACTCTCGCGCTATCACTACGACTATCGCAAATCGGGCAACCAGATTCTGGCCATGACGCGGGTAATCCGCAAAATCGGCCTCATCACCCTCATGAACAATACCACCACGGCCATCGGCTTCGTGGTATTTACCTTCACCGACATCGCCATTCTCTACCAGTTTGGCATGGTGGCCACGATCAACATTTTCGTGGCTTTTATTATCAGCTTCATCATGATTCCGGCGGTGTTCACCTACCTGCCGCCGCCTACCGAAAAGCAGCTCGAACACCTCGATTCGAAGCCACTGATGGGCATCATCAACTTCCTCGATTACATCGTGCTCAACCGCCGCGGCACCGTGTACCTGGCGGCGCTGGGACTGCTGGTCATCGCCGGCCTGGGTATTCGCAAGATTGAGGCCGTGTCGTTTATGGTGGACGACTTGCCTAAGAACAGCTCGGTAAACTCCGACCTGAGCTTTTTCGAGGCCCACTTCAGTGGGGTAATGCCCCTGGAGTTTGTGGTGGATACGGGTAAGCCCAACGGCCTGCTCAAGCTGCCCAACCTGCAAAAAATCGACCAGTTCGAGCGGTTTTTAAGGGCTCAGCCCGAGCTGTCGCCGCCCATCAGCATCGTCACCTTCGTGAAGGCCGCTACCCAGGCGTTCTATAACGGCCAGCCACAGTTCTACCACTTGCCCGACAACTCAGATAAGAATTTTATCCTGAGCTACCTGGCCAACTCGAAGGGCACCGGCGCGGGCACCGACAGCAAGCTCGTCCGCTCGTTCATCGACAGCAAATCGGAGAGCGCCCGCGTCAGCCTGAAAATTGCCGACATCGGTTCGCACAAGCTCGATACGCTGGTGAACCGCCGCATCCAGCCCGCCATCGACCGCATTTTCAAGGGCACGGGCATGAAGGTGACGCGCACGGGCACGACGGTGATTTTCACCAAGGGCAACGAGTACGTGATTGGTACGCTGCAAGAGAGCCTGTTGTGGGCCTTCGCGCTGGTGGCGCTGGTGGTGCTGCTGCTGTTCCGCTCGTTCCGCACCATCTTCTACGCCCTCACGCCCAACCTGGTCACGCTCTCGCTCACGGCCGGTATCATGGGCTACATCGGCATCGCGCTCAAGCCCAGCACGGCCCTGATTTACGTGATTGCGCTGGGCATTGATGGCGATAACTCCATCCACCTGCTGGCCAAGTTCCGGCAGGAAATGGCCATCGGGGGCCGCACCGTGCGCGAGGCCATCACGAACACGCTGAGCGAGGCCGGCACGAGCATGATTTACACCAGCATCGTGCTCTTTATTGGATTTAGTATCTTCGCCTTCAGCGAGTTTGGGGGCACCAAAGCCCTGGGTGTGCTCATGGGGGCCTCGCTGCTGATTACCAACTTTTCGAACCTGGTGCTGCTGCCGGCGTTGCTCGTCACCTTCGAGCACGGCAAAAACGAGCAGATTTCGGGCAGCGCACCCATCCGCCACTACGACGACAGCTACCACGAGGAAGACGACGACATGGACCAAAACCTGCAACGCCTGAGCGTGGAGCGGGTCAAGCCGGTGAAGACGGTTTGA